The following coding sequences lie in one Wolbachia endosymbiont strain TRS of Brugia malayi genomic window:
- the ccmE gene encoding cytochrome c maturation protein CcmE yields the protein MKKKHKRLLVASGIFFFLNCIVFFILTILRENISFFYTVSEAITLSNNQKPIRIGGMVVEDSVIRSESEVVFQMTDFNKSIVIKYQGILPPMFSEKSGVVVQGKMFDGNTFLAETVFAKHDENYMPRK from the coding sequence ATGAAGAAGAAACATAAGCGATTACTTGTAGCTTCGGGAATTTTCTTCTTTTTAAATTGCATAGTTTTCTTTATTTTAACAATACTCAGAGAAAATATCTCATTTTTTTACACAGTAAGCGAAGCAATAACTTTATCAAACAATCAAAAACCAATCCGTATAGGTGGAATGGTTGTTGAGGATAGTGTAATACGTAGTGAGAGTGAAGTGGTCTTTCAAATGACAGACTTTAACAAGAGCATTGTGATAAAATATCAGGGAATACTCCCTCCAATGTTCTCAGAAAAAAGTGGTGTTGTTGTGCAAGGTAAAATGTTTGATGGCAATACCTTTTTGGCAGAGACGGTTTTTGCAAAACATGACGAGAATTATATGCCTCGAAAGTAA
- a CDS encoding biotin--[acetyl-CoA-carboxylase] ligase, with the protein MTPKTFEGFHIYHYEEVSSTNGKALDLIDRGISNETVIIADKQTEGRGRTGKNWISPEGNFYASFIINLLQITSLGSSITHWDSRLAVAAHLDVIPAHDAKIQCWNDRESLSKLTELTFVTALAVGNTLLSFINDSNVQYKWPNDIFVDGKKISGILLEKKSNSNWLVIGIGINIDHAPLLEATCINKLLSSSVVPVTDTKIQMQVPMSHARMILQNIYILKELVTNFNNLRKQWILDGFCAIREMWLKRAFKMNEQISVKFASKLHEGIFIDIDKGGRLVLQQKDGSLIYFDAGELFVNNIL; encoded by the coding sequence ATGACCCCTAAAACATTCGAGGGCTTTCATATTTATCATTATGAAGAAGTTTCAAGCACTAATGGAAAAGCGTTGGATTTGATTGATAGAGGAATATCAAATGAAACTGTTATTATTGCTGATAAACAAACAGAAGGTAGGGGGCGCACTGGAAAGAATTGGATTTCTCCCGAGGGTAATTTTTATGCAAGTTTTATCATAAATCTCTTGCAAATTACATCACTAGGTTCCAGTATCACACACTGGGATAGCAGGTTAGCTGTAGCAGCCCACTTGGATGTTATTCCAGCACATGACGCTAAAATCCAGTGCTGGAATGACAGAGAAAGTTTAAGCAAATTAACAGAATTGACTTTTGTTACTGCTCTTGCTGTTGGCAATACGTTACTATCATTTATAAATGATAGTAACGTTCAATATAAATGGCCAAATGATATCTTTGTTGATGGAAAAAAAATAAGTGGAATATTACTTGAAAAAAAATCTAATTCAAATTGGCTGGTAATAGGAATTGGAATTAACATTGATCACGCACCACTTTTGGAAGCAACGTGCATTAATAAACTTCTTTCATCTTCTGTTGTTCCAGTAACTGACACTAAAATACAGATGCAGGTTCCGATGTCACATGCTAGAATGATTCTACAAAACATATATATTCTAAAAGAATTAGTAACAAACTTTAATAATTTAAGAAAGCAGTGGATACTCGATGGGTTTTGTGCTATAAGAGAAATGTGGTTGAAAAGGGCATTCAAAATGAATGAACAAATCAGTGTAAAGTTTGCTAGTAAATTGCATGAGGGGATTTTTATTGATATAGATAAAGGTGGTAGATTAGTATTGCAACAAAAAGATGGAAGCTTAATTTATTTTGATGCAGGTGAGTTATTTGTTAATAATATATTATGA
- a CDS encoding NADH-quinone oxidoreductase subunit N has translation MSYIQILPETFSIISSLVLLLLGIVFNRRTINLLALGCTVITLIILILSAKDSGFFPFNSLLKLDLYIRSAQGLILIAGILVLLLLNLSKYDYEYEFSILILFTLFGMITLVSANNLISFYLSFELMSIPLYVLASFNKDSVYSCEAGVKYFTLSALSSCIMLYGMSLLYGYTGLVNFSELSSFLENHQMTYGIVFGLVLILIGLCFKLAIAPFHMWAPDVYQGAPTIVTAFFSTVPKAALVTFLIRFFMGEELVGVEKYFQPVLLYISALSVLISAFGALRQRNLKRLLAYSSIGHIGFILASLSIFTRMGTDSSLIYLVIYIITNIGLFSYFIQIDDDDCSVANLSGIGKKRPVLAFHLSILLFSMAGIPPLAGFFAKLFIFKSLVNSGFIGMSLIFIVASVISCYYYLSIIKAMYFDKPSDSKVIYSKSLFIVTSVASLINIVLFMCVEDLYSLIHLVTKSL, from the coding sequence ATGAGCTACATACAGATATTACCGGAAACTTTTTCTATTATTTCCTCGTTAGTATTGCTGCTGCTTGGAATTGTATTTAACCGCCGCACTATTAACTTATTGGCGCTTGGCTGCACAGTGATCACTTTAATTATTTTAATTCTGTCAGCGAAAGATAGTGGGTTTTTTCCCTTTAATTCATTGTTGAAACTCGATCTATACATTAGGTCAGCCCAGGGATTGATCCTTATTGCGGGAATTTTAGTACTTTTACTGCTAAATTTATCAAAGTATGACTATGAGTATGAATTTTCAATACTAATTCTTTTTACGCTGTTTGGCATGATAACTCTGGTTTCAGCAAATAATTTAATTTCTTTTTATTTATCTTTTGAGTTGATGAGTATACCTTTATATGTTCTTGCAAGCTTTAATAAGGATTCAGTTTATTCATGTGAGGCAGGAGTAAAATATTTTACACTCAGTGCGTTATCTTCCTGCATCATGCTGTATGGAATGTCGCTACTTTATGGATATACGGGACTGGTCAATTTTTCTGAGTTAAGTTCATTTTTGGAAAATCATCAGATGACTTATGGAATAGTTTTTGGGTTAGTACTTATCCTTATTGGTTTATGTTTCAAGCTTGCTATTGCTCCTTTTCATATGTGGGCTCCAGATGTCTATCAAGGTGCACCAACTATAGTAACTGCATTTTTTTCTACAGTTCCAAAAGCTGCACTTGTGACGTTTTTAATTCGATTTTTTATGGGTGAGGAGTTAGTAGGTGTAGAAAAGTATTTTCAACCTGTTCTTTTATACATTTCAGCACTATCCGTACTTATTTCAGCTTTTGGAGCTTTACGCCAAAGGAATCTAAAGAGGCTTCTAGCTTACAGTTCAATTGGTCATATTGGCTTTATACTTGCTTCACTTTCTATCTTTACACGAATGGGGACAGATAGTTCCTTGATATATTTGGTTATATATATCATTACAAATATAGGATTGTTCTCATATTTCATACAAATTGATGATGACGATTGCAGTGTTGCAAATTTATCTGGCATAGGAAAAAAGCGTCCGGTTTTGGCATTTCATCTTTCTATACTATTATTTTCGATGGCGGGAATACCTCCACTTGCAGGTTTTTTTGCTAAACTTTTTATATTTAAAAGCTTGGTGAATTCCGGCTTTATTGGTATGTCTTTGATTTTCATAGTAGCAAGTGTTATATCATGTTACTACTATTTAAGTATCATAAAAGCTATGTATTTCGATAAGCCTAGTGACAGTAAAGTTATTTATTCTAAGAGTCTATTTATTGTTACTTCAGTGGCTTCATTAATTAATATTGTTCTTTTTATGTGCGTAGAGGATTTATATTCACTAATTCATTTAGTAACTAAAAGTTTATAA
- a CDS encoding complex I subunit 4 family protein, which produces MLLLSIFLLPLIGALILSLIKIDCKSIYLRFISLLFSVLPFLLSIVVCIKFDYNNTDFQFVSYPIKNAGIGVDGISLLFLLLTTFLFVICMLYNCKMSYTTLKSCMALFLLLEGFVVGFFISLSAISFYVFFEAVLVPIFFIIGVWGGKQRIYAAFKLFLYTLVSSLLFLLGLVYIHNIFGTFDIRKLATLVPSLDPEVQSLLWIAFFASFAIKVPMVPFHTWLPDAHVQSPTSGSVVLAGLLIKMGGYGFLRFSIPMLPQASFHFANFIIVLSAIAVIYASLVAFAQDDIKKLIAYSSIAHMGIVTAGLFSFCEEGVLGAIFQMISHGLISSALFLCVGMLYTRTGTLKISKYFGIVNTMPKFGFMFILFSMSSVGLPGTSGFIGEFLAMVGIFKSIGFFTGFIALGTVLSAVYMLNLCKQTIWGVSYSKLLNNRLDRIEFFILVLLAVLVILLGFYPTLALNYLKPYMVNLLVKYNAL; this is translated from the coding sequence GTGTTATTACTTAGCATATTTTTGCTTCCGCTAATAGGAGCATTGATTTTATCTTTAATCAAGATTGATTGTAAATCAATATATCTAAGATTCATCTCTCTACTTTTTTCTGTACTTCCATTTTTGCTTAGCATTGTAGTTTGTATAAAGTTTGATTATAACAATACAGACTTTCAGTTTGTCAGCTATCCAATTAAAAATGCTGGAATAGGAGTGGATGGTATATCGTTGCTTTTCCTTCTACTTACAACTTTCTTATTTGTTATTTGTATGCTCTACAATTGCAAAATGAGTTATACGACCCTCAAGTCATGTATGGCATTATTTTTACTGCTTGAGGGTTTTGTAGTTGGTTTCTTTATTTCACTAAGTGCTATAAGCTTTTATGTATTTTTTGAAGCTGTTTTAGTACCAATATTCTTTATTATTGGTGTCTGGGGAGGGAAGCAGAGAATATATGCAGCATTTAAGTTATTCCTCTATACACTGGTTAGTTCATTGTTATTTTTGCTTGGATTAGTATATATTCATAATATCTTTGGAACGTTTGATATAAGGAAATTAGCTACGTTAGTACCAAGTCTTGATCCTGAAGTGCAGTCATTGCTATGGATTGCATTTTTTGCTTCTTTTGCAATAAAAGTACCGATGGTTCCATTTCATACTTGGCTTCCTGATGCACATGTGCAATCGCCAACTTCTGGATCTGTGGTTTTGGCTGGGTTGCTTATTAAAATGGGGGGATACGGATTTTTAAGATTCTCGATTCCAATGCTTCCTCAGGCAAGTTTCCACTTTGCAAATTTCATTATTGTGTTAAGCGCGATTGCAGTAATATATGCTTCACTAGTTGCATTTGCTCAGGATGATATAAAGAAATTAATAGCTTATTCTTCAATAGCACATATGGGAATCGTTACTGCTGGCCTCTTTTCATTTTGTGAAGAGGGAGTGCTTGGTGCTATATTTCAAATGATCAGTCATGGGCTTATTTCTTCTGCTTTATTTTTGTGCGTTGGAATGCTATATACTCGAACTGGAACTTTGAAGATTTCGAAGTATTTCGGCATAGTAAATACAATGCCAAAATTTGGTTTTATGTTTATTCTATTTTCAATGTCTTCGGTAGGGCTACCTGGAACGTCTGGGTTTATAGGTGAATTTTTGGCTATGGTTGGGATATTTAAGAGTATAGGGTTTTTTACAGGGTTCATCGCACTTGGCACTGTTTTGAGCGCAGTTTATATGCTGAATTTATGTAAGCAAACAATATGGGGAGTTAGCTATTCTAAATTGTTAAATAACCGCTTGGATAGGATAGAATTTTTTATCTTAGTTCTGCTTGCAGTGCTTGTTATTTTGCTTGGATTCTACCCAACTCTTGCACTGAATTATTTAAAGCCATACATGGTAAATTTGTTAGTCAAGTATAATGCCCTATGA
- the nuoL gene encoding NADH-quinone oxidoreductase subunit L: MTGILKLIVFLPLFGSLFAAFFRRDIFSQLITIAGIGISAALSWYIFLNFSKNHHVVLFPLLSLSILKVDWAVSIDALSSLMLIVITTISLVVHLYSVGYMEHDKGKSRFFSYLSLFTFCMIVLVVSDNFVQLFFGWEGVGLCSYLLIGFWFQKYSANNAAVKAFIVNRIGDFALLIGIFLIYYKFHSLNFTEVFSTADLFGAQNIRTFCCEFKVIHIICVLLFIGCMGKSAQFGLHIWLPDAMEGPTPVSALIHAATMVTAGIFLVAKCSPLFKLSNVTQELIVTVGALTAFFAATVAITQNNIKKIIAYSTCSQLGYMFMACGLSAYNVAIFHLMTHAFFKALLFLGAGNVIHAMHHEQNIQKMGNCWKEIPYTYALMWIGSLALSGIFPFAGFYSKDLIIEHAYSVDSFAFVVSLVIAFFTALYSWRLLLLVFHSQRQSKINIHEAPKIMLIPLLILAFGSVFSGMWGTNILNITSSTFWKSSLVVVSEHTVHSFFIKLLPTIMSLSGVTFAYLVYHYQIIKQIKGKFLLKFLQDKWYFDEVYGLIIVAPVKFVSRLLWKFDVKAIDSFGPNGVVRLVDECSKGAIKLQTGYIFDYAFVMFVTLVISALYIIGIK; encoded by the coding sequence ATGACAGGTATACTAAAATTGATAGTATTTTTGCCACTTTTTGGTTCATTATTTGCAGCGTTCTTTAGAAGGGACATTTTTAGCCAGTTAATTACAATTGCAGGGATTGGAATATCTGCAGCTTTGTCTTGGTATATTTTTCTCAACTTCTCTAAAAATCATCATGTTGTTTTATTTCCTCTGCTTTCATTGAGCATCCTGAAAGTAGATTGGGCAGTTAGTATTGATGCTCTTTCATCTTTGATGCTAATTGTAATTACTACTATTTCGCTGGTAGTTCATCTCTATTCTGTTGGTTATATGGAGCATGATAAGGGGAAGTCTAGGTTCTTTTCTTACCTATCACTATTTACGTTTTGTATGATTGTGCTAGTTGTAAGCGACAATTTCGTCCAACTTTTCTTTGGCTGGGAGGGAGTTGGCTTATGCTCTTATTTGCTCATAGGATTTTGGTTTCAAAAATATTCTGCAAATAATGCTGCAGTCAAGGCATTTATTGTAAATAGGATAGGAGACTTTGCGCTATTAATTGGAATTTTTCTTATTTATTATAAGTTTCATTCTTTGAATTTTACTGAAGTTTTTAGCACGGCTGACCTTTTTGGTGCACAGAACATCAGGACATTCTGCTGTGAGTTTAAAGTAATTCATATAATATGTGTATTACTTTTTATTGGCTGTATGGGTAAATCTGCTCAGTTTGGCTTACATATTTGGCTGCCGGATGCGATGGAAGGGCCAACTCCCGTATCTGCGCTTATTCATGCAGCAACGATGGTGACAGCTGGTATATTTTTAGTAGCAAAATGTTCTCCATTGTTTAAGCTATCAAATGTAACGCAAGAGTTAATAGTTACTGTTGGTGCGCTCACTGCTTTTTTCGCAGCTACCGTTGCAATTACTCAAAATAATATAAAGAAAATAATTGCTTATTCAACTTGCAGCCAACTTGGTTATATGTTTATGGCGTGTGGCCTTTCTGCTTACAATGTTGCTATTTTTCATTTAATGACGCACGCCTTTTTTAAGGCTCTATTATTTCTTGGTGCAGGTAATGTGATTCATGCAATGCATCATGAGCAAAACATTCAAAAAATGGGAAATTGCTGGAAGGAAATTCCCTACACTTATGCTCTCATGTGGATTGGATCTCTTGCACTTTCTGGAATATTTCCATTTGCAGGTTTTTACTCAAAGGATTTAATAATTGAACATGCTTATAGTGTGGATAGTTTTGCTTTTGTAGTAAGCTTAGTTATTGCATTCTTTACAGCGCTTTACTCTTGGAGGTTGTTACTTCTTGTATTTCATAGCCAAAGACAAAGTAAAATCAATATACATGAAGCACCAAAGATTATGCTTATACCACTACTGATACTTGCTTTTGGATCAGTATTTTCTGGAATGTGGGGAACAAATATTTTGAACATAACTAGTAGTACATTCTGGAAGTCAAGTTTAGTAGTTGTTAGTGAGCATACAGTTCATAGTTTCTTTATAAAATTATTACCGACCATAATGAGCCTAAGTGGAGTAACATTTGCATATTTGGTTTACCACTATCAAATAATAAAACAAATTAAGGGTAAATTTTTACTTAAATTTTTACAGGATAAATGGTACTTTGATGAAGTATACGGACTTATTATAGTTGCACCGGTGAAGTTTGTATCTAGGCTCCTATGGAAGTTTGATGTTAAGGCTATTGATTCATTTGGACCAAATGGTGTTGTAAGGTTAGTTGATGAATGTTCAAAGGGTGCTATAAAGTTACAAACTGGCTATATATTTGATTATGCATTTGTTATGTTTGTTACTTTAGTAATCAGTGCTTTGTATATTATTGGAATAAAATAA
- the nuoK gene encoding NADH-quinone oxidoreductase subunit NuoK — protein MEVGLNHFLVVAAILFTIGVCGIFINRKSIINILLSVEILLLAVNINLVAFSAFMHDIVGQFFVMFVLTVAAAESGIGLTILVVHYRRRGNIDVEQANLMKE, from the coding sequence ATGGAAGTAGGATTGAATCATTTCTTGGTAGTTGCTGCTATTTTGTTTACTATTGGAGTGTGCGGTATTTTTATCAACCGTAAGAGCATAATTAATATACTGTTATCAGTGGAAATATTACTTCTGGCAGTTAATATCAACTTAGTTGCTTTTTCTGCCTTTATGCATGATATAGTTGGGCAATTTTTTGTCATGTTTGTGTTGACTGTTGCTGCAGCAGAGTCGGGTATAGGACTTACAATACTGGTTGTGCATTATAGGAGACGTGGCAACATAGATGTTGAGCAAGCAAATTTAATGAAAGAATGA
- a CDS encoding NADH-quinone oxidoreductase subunit J has translation MPFFFYFFSILSILSAVCVISVRNPVHAVLFLIFTFVSSTVLFILLGAEFIAMMVLIVYIGAVAVLFLFVVMMLDIDYIRIHQGFAKHFTFSIILCVVFFLVISFVICSSVLNISSVIDYNANNVKAIGDLLYTDYMYAFHLSGILLLVAIVGAIALTLQDKKKGIKRQNVLKQLTQSSSVKLVKAKFGKGVEWK, from the coding sequence ATGCCTTTTTTCTTTTATTTTTTTTCGATTTTGAGCATTTTATCTGCTGTTTGTGTGATTAGCGTAAGGAATCCTGTACATGCAGTGTTATTTTTGATTTTTACCTTCGTTAGCTCTACAGTACTTTTTATCCTCCTTGGGGCTGAGTTTATTGCTATGATGGTATTGATAGTGTACATCGGTGCGGTTGCAGTATTATTCCTCTTTGTGGTTATGATGCTTGATATTGATTATATAAGAATACACCAAGGTTTTGCAAAGCATTTCACTTTTAGTATTATATTATGTGTTGTGTTTTTTCTGGTTATCAGCTTTGTAATCTGCAGCTCAGTACTGAATATAAGCAGTGTTATAGACTATAATGCCAATAACGTGAAAGCTATTGGTGATTTGTTGTATACTGACTATATGTATGCCTTTCATCTTTCCGGTATTTTACTGCTTGTTGCGATTGTTGGTGCAATTGCTCTTACTTTGCAGGACAAGAAGAAGGGAATTAAAAGACAGAATGTATTAAAGCAATTGACACAGTCTTCGTCTGTAAAGTTGGTTAAGGCTAAGTTTGGAAAAGGAGTGGAATGGAAGTAG